In Papaver somniferum cultivar HN1 chromosome 1, ASM357369v1, whole genome shotgun sequence, a genomic segment contains:
- the LOC113322598 gene encoding gluconokinase-like, translated as MDNSDYYLLQHHHQPDHDLHHLNNILNQQQQIITTTMNHNKGSLETTAPMVFVIMGVSGSGKTTIGELLAKTMDFGFLDADDFHPLANIEKMSRGIPLNEEDRIPWLETLRDTLRTKINQIVSSSNGTYDDADDDKKRKAVLCCSALQKKYREILRTADPNYKPGSYVPGRVKFIYLETPFEVLLNRVNKRAAQGKHFMPASLLQSQLDLLQIDNEQEKDITVVDGTLPPQLIVNDIRSLIL; from the exons ATGGATAATTCTGATTATTATCTTCTTCAGCACCACCACCAACCTGATCATGATCTTCATCACCTAAACAACATTCTaaaccaacaacaacaaatcatCACAACTACGATGAATCATAATAAAG GATCATTAGAGACGACGGCTCCAATGGTTTTTGTCATCATGGGTGTTAGCGGCTCTGGCAAAAC TACCATCGGCGAGTTGTTAGCAAAGACGATGGACTTTGGTTTTCTCGACGCCGATGATTTCCATCCACTAGCAAACATAGAGAAAATGAGTCGAGGGATTCCACTCAACGAAGAAGACAGGATACCATGGCTGGAAACTCTACGAGACACGCTCCGAACGAAGATCAACCAGATTGTTTCGAGCAGTAATGGTACTTACGACGACGCTGATGACGACAAGAAAAGGAAAGCAGTCCTCTGTTGTTCCGCTCTGCAGAAGAAGTACAGAGAGATTCTGAGAACTGCTGATCCTAATTACAAGCCAGGGAGTTATGTTCCTGGCAGGGTTAAGTTTATTTACTTGGAGACGCCGTTTGAGGTGTTGTTGAACAGAGTTAACAAGAGAGCAGCACAAGGAAAACATTTCATGCCTGCTTCGCTGTTGCAGTCGCAATTAGACTTGCTTCAGATTGATAATGAACAAGAGAAAGACATCACGGTGGTTGATGGCACTCTGCCTCCACAGCTCATTGTAAACGATATCCGATCACTCATTCTGTGA